In Trichocoleus desertorum ATA4-8-CV12, a single genomic region encodes these proteins:
- a CDS encoding glycosyltransferase family 2 protein has translation MSSQFPLVSVIIPAYNTELYIGPALESVLSQTYQNIEVLVVDDGSKDRTAEIVESFVQKDPRVQLFRQKNAGVAAARNLAIAHAQGEYIAPIDADDIWYPQKLEKQVQCMLRSGPEVGLVYTWSVHIDESGSIIGEYKHNRAYKPEGDIYPILVYFNFLDNASNTLIRRTCIERVGGFNPELRAQNAQGCEDWELYLRIADAYEFRVVPEFLVGYRQLLGSMASNSKAMAKSYQLVMVEVQARHPEIPKTIYRWSRGCFYHYLMGKSYQSGTHWSTLQWLYLTLKDDPSLLLRPGLYPMILTCLLKIATKPITSLIWSDHRSWVEFRQRFRLKPPSLTIEEVNDQEKQRSRRILKPYDWVLLWRWEKAMKICHQLTSTKSNNPQKLLILH, from the coding sequence ATGAGTTCTCAGTTTCCTCTCGTTTCGGTGATTATCCCTGCTTACAATACTGAACTTTATATCGGCCCAGCTTTGGAATCTGTGCTGTCACAAACGTATCAAAATATTGAAGTTTTGGTCGTAGATGATGGTTCAAAAGATCGGACTGCCGAAATTGTCGAATCCTTTGTGCAGAAAGATCCGCGTGTGCAGCTATTTAGGCAAAAAAATGCTGGCGTGGCAGCGGCTCGAAACCTAGCGATCGCCCATGCTCAGGGAGAATACATTGCTCCCATCGATGCCGATGATATTTGGTATCCCCAAAAGCTAGAAAAACAAGTGCAATGTATGTTGCGATCGGGGCCTGAAGTAGGTCTGGTTTATACCTGGTCGGTGCATATTGATGAATCAGGATCAATCATTGGTGAATATAAGCATAATCGGGCTTACAAACCAGAAGGAGATATTTATCCCATCTTGGTTTATTTTAACTTTTTAGACAACGCTAGCAATACTCTAATTCGTCGCACTTGTATTGAGCGAGTGGGAGGATTCAACCCAGAATTACGAGCGCAAAATGCTCAAGGTTGTGAAGATTGGGAACTGTATTTACGCATTGCTGATGCTTATGAATTTCGCGTGGTACCTGAGTTTTTAGTGGGCTATCGTCAGTTACTGGGTAGCATGGCTAGCAACTCGAAAGCAATGGCTAAGTCCTATCAGTTAGTTATGGTGGAAGTGCAAGCTCGCCATCCAGAAATCCCAAAAACTATTTATCGCTGGTCTAGAGGTTGTTTCTATCACTATTTAATGGGCAAAAGCTATCAATCCGGAACACACTGGAGCACTTTGCAATGGCTTTATCTCACCCTCAAAGATGATCCTAGCTTGCTGCTACGCCCCGGTTTATATCCAATGATTTTAACTTGCTTATTAAAAATTGCCACCAAGCCTATCACCTCTTTAATTTGGTCTGACCACCGCTCCTGGGTAGAATTTAGACAGCGCTTTAGGCTGAAGCCCCCCTCCTTAACCATTGAAGAAGTCAACGATCAGGAAAAACAGCGTTCTCGTCGGATTTTGAAGCCTTATGATTGGGTACTTCTATGGCGCTGGGAAAAAGCGATGAAAATCTGTCATCAGCTTACTTCTACTAAATCAAACAATCCGCAAAAATTGCTGATTTTGCATTAG
- a CDS encoding glycosyltransferase, with protein MKILFLDQSGKPGGAELCLLDIAKPYRDRCLVALFADGPFRDLLEQHEIPVQVLNAEGIQVRKDSGWRQGFGSLAQLLPLIRKVVQLSRNYDLIYANTQKALVVGALAAWISRRPLVYHLHDILSPDHFSSMNRRLAVTLANRFASLVIANSEASKTAFIVAGGRAELTQVIYNGFEPQTYQSASADAVQLKQQLGLTEQFVVGHFSRLSPWKGQHILLEALAHCPEDVTALLVGDALFGEHEYVEQLHQQVNALGLQERVRFLGFRSDVVTLMKLCDLIAHTSTAPEPFGRVIVEAMLCGKPVVAAKSGGAIELITPEVDGWLASPGNPQQLAAVINLCRNQPERSRAIAHQAQIQASQRFDLSTINQQIAQLLGQTLARVPQV; from the coding sequence ATGAAGATTCTCTTCTTAGACCAAAGCGGAAAACCGGGTGGGGCTGAATTGTGCCTGCTGGATATTGCAAAACCCTATCGCGATCGCTGCTTGGTCGCTTTATTCGCTGATGGCCCATTCCGAGATCTTCTAGAACAACATGAGATTCCGGTACAGGTGCTCAACGCTGAGGGGATTCAAGTGCGTAAAGACAGCGGTTGGCGACAAGGCTTCGGTAGTTTGGCGCAACTCTTGCCCCTGATTCGCAAAGTGGTGCAGTTGAGCCGCAACTACGATTTGATCTATGCCAATACTCAAAAAGCACTAGTTGTAGGAGCTTTGGCAGCTTGGATCAGCCGTCGGCCTTTGGTTTATCACCTGCATGATATTCTCTCCCCTGACCATTTCAGCTCCATGAATCGGCGGCTCGCGGTCACTTTGGCAAATCGTTTTGCTTCGTTGGTGATCGCAAACTCAGAGGCAAGCAAAACCGCTTTTATCGTGGCGGGTGGCCGTGCTGAGCTAACTCAGGTGATTTATAACGGCTTTGAACCGCAAACCTATCAGTCTGCTAGCGCCGATGCTGTGCAACTGAAGCAGCAACTGGGCTTGACAGAACAGTTTGTCGTGGGTCACTTTAGTCGGCTTTCACCTTGGAAAGGGCAGCATATCTTGCTGGAAGCTTTAGCTCATTGTCCAGAGGATGTCACAGCTTTATTGGTCGGTGATGCTTTATTTGGAGAGCACGAATATGTCGAACAACTGCATCAGCAAGTCAACGCACTCGGTTTACAGGAACGGGTGCGTTTTTTAGGGTTTCGCTCGGATGTCGTGACTCTGATGAAATTGTGTGATCTGATTGCTCATACTTCCACAGCTCCAGAACCATTTGGTCGCGTGATTGTAGAAGCCATGCTTTGTGGCAAACCTGTGGTTGCTGCCAAATCGGGCGGGGCGATCGAATTAATTACGCCAGAGGTTGATGGTTGGCTGGCCTCTCCTGGGAATCCTCAACAACTGGCAGCTGTGATTAATCTCTGTCGGAACCAACCAGAACGCTCTAGGGCGATCGCTCATCAAGCTCAAATCCAAGCTAGTCAACGTTTTGACCTGTCAACTATCAACCAACAAATCGCTCAACTTTTGGGGCAAACATTAGCACGAGTTCCCCAGGTTTAA
- a CDS encoding ATP-binding cassette domain-containing protein, whose amino-acid sequence MHIFSTTIYENIAYGRPGATEAEVIAVVKQANAHDFISQLPQGYQTQVGDQGVRLSGGQRQRLALARAIIRNPEILILDEATNALDSTSEHLIQEAINALSQRCTLIVIAHRLSTIEQADQIIVIEDGQVTEQGTMAELLKRDRLFAKLYRLQYRNAQF is encoded by the coding sequence GTGCATATTTTTAGCACCACAATTTACGAGAACATTGCCTATGGTCGGCCTGGAGCTACGGAAGCGGAAGTGATCGCTGTTGTGAAACAAGCCAATGCCCATGACTTTATTAGCCAGCTCCCGCAGGGATATCAGACCCAAGTGGGTGATCAGGGAGTGCGGTTGTCGGGAGGACAAAGACAACGCCTCGCCTTAGCCCGCGCGATTATTCGCAACCCTGAAATCTTGATTCTGGATGAAGCGACCAATGCCTTAGACAGTACCTCCGAGCATCTCATCCAGGAAGCCATCAATGCTCTCAGCCAGCGTTGCACCTTGATTGTGATTGCCCATCGCCTGTCTACAATTGAGCAAGCGGATCAGATTATTGTGATCGAAGATGGACAAGTGACGGAGCAGGGAACGATGGCAGAATTGCTCAAGCGCGATCGCCTGTTCGCTAAGTTGTATCGTCTGCAATATCGCAATGCTCAGTTTTGA
- the leuA gene encoding 2-isopropylmalate synthase, with protein sequence MLKQPANKYRSFPPVALRDRTWPDHIITQPPIWLSTDLRDGNQALIEPMNGEQKLQIFNLLVQIGFKEIEVAFPSASQTDFDFVRHLIEQDLIPDNVTIQVLTPAREALIRRTFEALQGAKQAIVHLYNATAPVFRRVVFGLDRPGTIDLAVTAAQLFNDLAAKQLNTDWQFQYSPEVFTSTELDFAKEICNAVLEVWQPTPERKAIINLPATVEVATPNIFADQVEWMHRHLTRRDSVILSVHPHNDRGCAIAAAELAQMAGADRVEGCLFGNGERTGNVDLVTLALNLYTQGVDPSLDFSQINQVARLVEDCTQLPIHPRHPYVGDLVFTAFSGSHQDAIKKGFAAQSPDDIWEVPYLPLDPADVGRTYESVIRVNSQSGKGGIAFLLERDYNLVLSRRLQIEFSRIVQQAVDTHGQEMAAADLWKLFEQEYLQAVSSCKYLSHHLTEVDSQQLISVTLEIEGQPVTLQGTGNGPIDAFLQALNLDIRVDHYEEHSLNQGSDAAAIAYVEVTSDRISGSLHGVGIHPNIVTASLLAILSGVNRILTLTKTKV encoded by the coding sequence ATGTTGAAGCAGCCTGCTAACAAATACCGCTCCTTTCCCCCAGTCGCCTTGCGCGATCGCACTTGGCCTGACCACATCATCACCCAACCTCCTATCTGGCTCAGCACCGACTTGCGCGATGGTAATCAAGCGCTAATCGAGCCGATGAACGGAGAGCAAAAATTACAGATATTCAATTTGCTAGTGCAGATTGGCTTCAAAGAAATCGAAGTCGCGTTTCCCTCCGCTTCACAAACTGACTTCGATTTTGTCCGCCACCTGATTGAGCAAGACTTGATTCCCGATAATGTCACAATTCAAGTTTTGACCCCTGCCCGCGAAGCCTTAATTCGTCGCACTTTTGAGGCTCTACAAGGTGCTAAACAAGCGATCGTGCATCTCTACAACGCCACCGCTCCAGTTTTTCGCCGCGTTGTGTTTGGGTTGGATCGCCCCGGTACCATCGACCTCGCAGTCACCGCTGCCCAACTGTTCAACGACCTCGCTGCCAAGCAACTCAACACCGATTGGCAATTTCAATATTCGCCGGAAGTCTTTACCTCGACAGAGTTAGACTTTGCCAAGGAGATCTGTAATGCGGTGCTAGAAGTTTGGCAACCCACGCCTGAACGCAAAGCTATCATCAATCTCCCTGCTACGGTGGAAGTCGCAACTCCCAATATCTTTGCCGACCAAGTGGAGTGGATGCATCGTCATCTCACCAGGCGAGACAGCGTGATTTTGAGTGTGCATCCTCACAATGACCGAGGCTGTGCGATCGCGGCAGCAGAACTGGCTCAAATGGCAGGGGCCGATCGCGTGGAAGGCTGTCTATTTGGCAATGGCGAGCGCACAGGCAATGTAGATTTGGTCACATTGGCGCTTAATCTCTACACCCAAGGCGTTGACCCAAGTTTAGATTTCTCCCAGATTAATCAAGTCGCCAGATTAGTAGAAGACTGTACGCAACTTCCGATCCATCCCCGCCATCCCTATGTGGGCGATCTCGTCTTCACTGCCTTCTCCGGATCTCATCAGGATGCGATCAAAAAAGGATTCGCCGCCCAATCACCAGATGACATTTGGGAAGTGCCATATCTCCCTCTTGATCCTGCTGATGTTGGACGCACTTACGAATCTGTGATTCGGGTCAATAGTCAGTCGGGGAAAGGTGGTATCGCATTTTTGCTGGAGCGCGACTACAACTTAGTGTTATCTCGGCGCTTACAGATCGAGTTCAGTCGCATTGTGCAGCAAGCTGTCGATACCCACGGTCAGGAGATGGCCGCAGCAGACCTCTGGAAACTGTTTGAGCAAGAATATTTACAAGCAGTCTCATCCTGCAAATACCTCTCTCATCACCTCACAGAAGTGGATTCACAGCAGTTGATCAGCGTGACACTGGAGATAGAGGGCCAACCCGTAACGCTGCAAGGAACAGGCAATGGCCCGATTGATGCTTTCTTGCAAGCCTTGAACCTAGACATCCGAGTTGATCATTACGAAGAGCACTCCCTCAACCAAGGCAGTGATGCGGCGGCGATCGCCTATGTAGAAGTCACCAGCGATCGCATCTCCGGTTCGTTGCATGGCGTTGGTATTCACCCCAATATCGTCACCGCATCTTTGTTAGCCATTCTCAGCGGCGTGAATCGGATACTGACCCTTACTAAAACTAAGGTTTAG
- a CDS encoding acyltransferase produces the protein MKDASDYPAAALSRELRATSTNPSVPVSPSKKKLEIIQACRGIAALLVVLFHVTELSQQKLNQNFFSGLFAFGGSGVDFFFVLSGFIIFFAHRADIGQKQKLNTFIVKRAIRVYPLYWMITLALLPIYFLIPSFGKGYERNLGVIVKSLLLYPQENFPVLIVGWTLSYEIFFYFIFGLAIWLAPKVSRFVLCSWLGGTLAFFCLSISDRASSTQLPLLLNFIFNPHNLEFAFGCLAAYWVVGEKIKPGITGIVCFITGTLLFIASGLWDNSKIIELPDVVAYGLPSMLVVLGAASIDLNQGWKMPTWLNGLGDASYSIYLVHYPCLAATFKVAIALNLVGLLGSFLSISVLAVIAVIAGWLTYLYLEKPLITWLRRKLVPKQSAWANAQ, from the coding sequence ATGAAAGATGCTTCAGACTATCCTGCGGCTGCACTCAGTCGAGAATTGCGAGCAACTTCAACCAATCCCTCAGTTCCAGTTTCACCAAGTAAGAAAAAACTAGAAATCATTCAAGCCTGTCGAGGTATTGCAGCGCTATTAGTGGTTCTGTTTCATGTGACTGAACTCAGTCAACAGAAGTTAAATCAAAATTTCTTTTCAGGGCTATTTGCCTTTGGAGGATCGGGAGTTGATTTCTTTTTTGTCCTCAGTGGATTTATTATTTTCTTTGCTCATCGAGCTGATATTGGGCAAAAACAGAAACTCAATACTTTTATTGTCAAACGAGCTATTCGAGTGTATCCCTTATATTGGATGATCACCCTCGCTCTCCTACCGATTTACTTTCTAATTCCCTCATTTGGCAAAGGATATGAGCGCAATTTAGGGGTGATTGTAAAATCACTCTTGTTATATCCCCAAGAGAACTTTCCAGTTTTAATTGTGGGCTGGACCCTCAGTTACGAAATTTTCTTCTACTTTATATTTGGTTTGGCTATTTGGCTGGCACCCAAAGTTTCTCGATTTGTGCTTTGCAGTTGGTTAGGAGGAACTTTGGCATTTTTCTGTCTCAGCATCAGCGATCGCGCCTCATCTACACAACTACCTCTGCTCTTAAACTTCATTTTTAATCCGCACAATTTAGAGTTTGCCTTCGGCTGTTTAGCTGCTTATTGGGTAGTAGGAGAAAAAATAAAACCAGGAATCACAGGCATCGTTTGCTTCATCACAGGAACGTTGTTATTTATCGCCTCAGGATTATGGGATAACTCCAAAATCATAGAACTTCCTGATGTGGTGGCTTATGGATTACCTTCAATGTTAGTTGTATTAGGGGCAGCCTCCATTGATCTCAACCAAGGCTGGAAAATGCCAACTTGGCTGAATGGATTAGGGGATGCTTCTTACTCCATTTATTTAGTGCATTACCCTTGTTTAGCTGCCACATTTAAGGTGGCGATCGCGCTAAATCTAGTGGGTTTGCTAGGAAGTTTTCTCAGCATTAGTGTGTTAGCAGTGATCGCTGTCATCGCTGGCTGGCTGACCTACTTGTATCTTGAAAAACCGTTAATTACCTGGCTACGACGTAAATTAGTGCCGAAGCAATCCGCTTGGGCGAATGCTCAATAA
- a CDS encoding O-antigen ligase domain-containing protein — translation MQIRSSRAATKSFNFGLKPAPAWMAILGFTLFSALCLVVKAGLLRIAFPGGAFLVGLFLYGRYPLLYLGFTWWIAFLSPWVRRMVDYQSGWVDPSPILLAPFLVMFVTIMTLVRSLPRATRQGGLPFILAFVGVIYGFLVGLIKYPPMAVVVPMLNWFTPILFGFHLFVNWRSYPSYRQSLERIFLWGVLVSGTYGVYQYLVAPPWDRFWLVNSNASAFGTPEPLGIRVFSIMNSPGPFATVMLAGLMLLLSGKGNLRFFASGVGYLSFLLSLVRAAWLGWGVAMLTFLPSLKPKLQMRLVVTIVVMALCIIPLINLDPFADTIGARLQSLTNTKGDVSYAQRSEGYAETLSLAFSQFLGQGLGFVLEGTSLGSNDSGILSMFFSLGWFGTIPYLGGIILLLFSLFQSVDIRADAFASAARAISLGVFAQIGLGSVTLALSGVVFWGFAGMALAASQYHRYQRLTALQSG, via the coding sequence ATGCAAATTCGCTCCTCCAGAGCAGCTACAAAAAGCTTTAACTTTGGTTTAAAACCAGCGCCTGCTTGGATGGCAATTCTAGGTTTTACCTTGTTTTCAGCCCTCTGTCTGGTGGTGAAAGCGGGGCTCCTGAGAATAGCGTTTCCGGGAGGCGCTTTTCTGGTGGGCTTGTTTTTATATGGGCGTTATCCCTTGCTCTACTTGGGATTTACCTGGTGGATTGCATTTCTATCGCCTTGGGTGCGGCGGATGGTGGATTACCAAAGTGGTTGGGTTGATCCAAGCCCTATCCTATTGGCTCCTTTTTTGGTCATGTTTGTGACTATCATGACTTTGGTGCGATCGCTGCCTAGAGCCACACGGCAGGGAGGTTTACCCTTTATCTTGGCTTTTGTTGGCGTGATCTATGGCTTTTTGGTAGGGCTGATCAAATATCCGCCAATGGCTGTAGTGGTACCCATGCTGAACTGGTTCACCCCCATCTTGTTTGGGTTTCACCTATTTGTTAATTGGCGAAGTTATCCTAGCTACCGTCAAAGCTTAGAGCGCATATTTCTTTGGGGCGTTTTAGTTTCAGGGACTTACGGCGTATATCAATACTTAGTCGCGCCCCCATGGGATCGATTTTGGTTAGTTAATTCCAATGCCAGTGCTTTCGGCACCCCAGAGCCTTTGGGGATTCGGGTCTTTAGCATCATGAATTCTCCTGGCCCCTTCGCCACGGTGATGCTGGCAGGCTTGATGTTGCTCTTGAGCGGCAAAGGAAATCTCCGATTTTTTGCCTCTGGGGTTGGCTATTTATCGTTTCTGTTATCTCTGGTACGAGCAGCTTGGCTGGGTTGGGGCGTGGCGATGCTGACCTTTCTGCCATCCCTGAAGCCAAAGCTGCAAATGCGATTGGTTGTGACGATTGTGGTGATGGCGCTTTGCATTATCCCTTTGATCAATCTCGATCCTTTTGCCGATACGATTGGAGCCCGCTTGCAGTCTCTCACAAATACAAAAGGAGATGTCAGCTATGCCCAGCGCAGTGAAGGCTATGCCGAAACCTTGAGTTTGGCGTTTTCCCAGTTTCTCGGTCAGGGTTTGGGGTTTGTGTTGGAGGGCACCAGTTTGGGTAGTAATGACAGCGGCATTTTGAGTATGTTTTTCTCCCTGGGTTGGTTCGGTACGATTCCTTACTTGGGCGGCATTATTTTGCTGCTATTTAGCTTATTTCAGTCTGTTGACATTCGAGCAGATGCCTTTGCCAGTGCGGCTCGTGCCATCAGCTTGGGCGTATTTGCCCAAATCGGTTTGGGAAGTGTGACGCTGGCTCTTTCAGGAGTTGTGTTTTGGGGTTTTGCGGGTATGGCCCTGGCCGCCAGCCAATACCACCGCTACCAAAGGTTAACAGCCCTACAGTCGGGGTAA
- a CDS encoding glycosyltransferase family 4 protein, which produces MRILHILNDVRELGNGIINVAIDLACLQAKAGYEVAVASEGGEYEALLTNYGVTHFPLNQQRQLGNLLRAAKGYRAIAQTFQPDIVHAHMMTGVVLARCLRRFGHYGLVSTVHNEFQRSATLMGVADRVIAVSQAVADSMARRGIPQRKLRVIRNGTLGSPRDRPSSLPEPISLQHPAIATVAGMYQRKGITELIAAFAQIATDCPEAHLYLIGEGPDRQMFETQAGATPVSERIHFLGFQPQPQRYLQAIDIFVLASHQEPFGLVLSEAREAGCAIIASNVDGIPEALDQGAAGLLVPPKDRAAIAAALLELLQSPEQLQVWKERAQRNLGWLSVSRVQQETLALYQELIADRDRSKSSAHVGL; this is translated from the coding sequence ATGCGAATTCTCCATATCCTGAACGATGTCCGCGAACTAGGGAACGGCATTATTAATGTGGCGATCGATCTCGCCTGTCTACAAGCCAAGGCTGGGTATGAGGTGGCGGTAGCCTCTGAGGGCGGCGAATACGAAGCCTTACTCACAAACTATGGCGTCACTCATTTCCCCTTGAATCAGCAGCGGCAACTGGGGAATCTCCTCCGGGCCGCTAAAGGTTATCGCGCGATCGCCCAGACGTTCCAACCGGATATCGTTCATGCCCACATGATGACCGGGGTGGTTTTAGCCCGCTGTTTACGGCGATTTGGTCACTATGGGCTAGTTTCTACGGTCCACAACGAGTTCCAGCGCAGCGCCACCTTAATGGGAGTCGCCGATCGCGTGATTGCGGTAAGCCAAGCGGTGGCCGATTCGATGGCACGACGGGGCATTCCTCAAAGAAAGCTGCGAGTGATTCGCAATGGCACTTTGGGCAGTCCTCGTGATCGACCCTCTTCTCTCCCTGAACCGATCTCGCTCCAGCATCCCGCGATCGCGACTGTGGCAGGGATGTATCAGCGCAAAGGCATTACAGAACTAATTGCGGCCTTTGCTCAGATTGCCACAGATTGTCCGGAGGCGCATCTGTATCTGATTGGCGAGGGGCCTGACCGCCAAATGTTTGAGACTCAAGCTGGCGCTACTCCGGTGTCAGAGCGTATCCATTTTCTGGGGTTTCAACCGCAACCCCAAAGATACTTGCAAGCCATAGATATTTTTGTCTTAGCTTCTCATCAAGAACCGTTTGGTTTGGTGTTGTCAGAGGCGCGGGAGGCAGGCTGCGCCATCATCGCCAGCAATGTGGATGGAATTCCCGAAGCATTAGATCAAGGAGCCGCAGGTTTATTAGTTCCTCCTAAAGATAGAGCGGCGATCGCAGCAGCTTTATTAGAATTGCTTCAATCTCCTGAGCAGTTGCAGGTCTGGAAGGAGCGGGCTCAACGTAACTTAGGTTGGTTGAGTGTATCTCGTGTGCAGCAGGAAACCCTGGCACTCTACCAAGAGTTGATTGCCGATCGCGATCGCTCTAAATCTTCTGCCCATGTTGGGCTATAA
- a CDS encoding ATP-binding cassette domain-containing protein, translating to MSLTTAIDDVMSLLDRSDKPYIRFGKTRFTGLQQAIAFRAVDFCYGAGEKTALQNISICIPKGKITAIVGPSGAGKSTLISLICRFYDPTSGEIEIDGQPLPQLNLAD from the coding sequence ATGTCGCTCACTACTGCGATCGATGATGTCATGTCCCTGCTCGATCGCAGTGATAAACCGTATATCCGCTTTGGCAAAACTCGTTTTACAGGATTGCAACAGGCGATCGCGTTTCGAGCCGTAGATTTTTGTTATGGCGCGGGTGAAAAGACAGCACTGCAAAATATTTCTATCTGTATTCCCAAAGGCAAAATTACGGCGATCGTAGGGCCTTCGGGAGCGGGTAAATCCACTCTGATCAGTTTGATTTGTCGCTTCTATGACCCGACTAGTGGCGAAATTGAGATCGACGGTCAGCCTTTGCCACAGCTCAATCTAGCCGACTAG
- a CDS encoding glycosyltransferase family 2 protein: MTQAALCRSISTVIIAQNEEECIANAIQSCLPFADEIVVVDGGSQDATVQISKNLGCKVYANPWPGYSKQRNFGADQAKHDWIFFLDADEVVDTELASAILAWKTGSELTTKALSVNRVGDLFGQWLDGRAEAHVRLYDKTQFRIKDVLVHEGPDVKDAPITLLPGTLWHQGFRDMSDLVVRFNRYTDLDAKQAHSLGKKFNLIRLLLKPPAKFLQQYLWYGMYRQGMAGFTLASLWSYYIFLKEIKLYEIDWQAKGNTQPEQKEFGLSAASNRQVQA; the protein is encoded by the coding sequence ATGACTCAAGCTGCTTTGTGCCGTTCAATTTCAACGGTCATCATTGCTCAAAACGAAGAAGAATGTATTGCGAATGCTATTCAGTCTTGTTTGCCTTTTGCGGATGAAATCGTAGTTGTTGACGGTGGCAGCCAAGATGCTACAGTGCAAATTTCAAAAAATTTGGGCTGTAAGGTTTACGCAAATCCTTGGCCAGGATACTCAAAGCAACGTAATTTTGGTGCCGACCAAGCCAAGCATGATTGGATCTTTTTTCTCGATGCAGATGAAGTTGTAGACACAGAGCTAGCGAGTGCAATCTTAGCGTGGAAAACGGGTTCAGAGCTGACCACAAAGGCTCTATCAGTCAACCGCGTCGGAGATCTCTTCGGGCAGTGGTTAGATGGTCGAGCGGAAGCACATGTGCGTTTGTACGACAAAACTCAGTTTCGGATTAAAGATGTGCTAGTACATGAAGGGCCTGATGTGAAGGATGCACCTATTACTTTGCTACCAGGAACTTTATGGCATCAGGGATTTCGAGACATGAGCGATTTAGTCGTTCGATTTAACCGTTATACGGATTTAGACGCCAAGCAAGCTCACTCATTAGGTAAGAAATTTAATTTAATTAGATTGCTACTAAAGCCACCCGCCAAGTTTTTGCAGCAATATCTTTGGTATGGCATGTATCGTCAAGGCATGGCAGGTTTCACGTTGGCTAGTTTATGGAGTTACTACATTTTTCTCAAGGAAATCAAGCTCTATGAAATTGATTGGCAGGCCAAAGGGAATACACAACCTGAACAGAAAGAATTTGGCTTGTCTGCGGCATCCAATCGTCAGGTGCAAGCTTAG
- a CDS encoding glycosyltransferase gives MPVTRSQQPSVSLFIPNLAGGGAERAMLHLAQGFAARGLKTDLVLAQGEGAYLDKVPANVRLINLKAKSPVIVSKTWALRRYLQQEKPDFLLSALDIASSATLAQRLAGVPTRVVMCVQTNLSQQFQDRHGGTGNVRPFLVKQFYPWADAIVAASQGTARDVAKMAGLPEDKVQVIYNPVVMPDLAEKIKAPIDHPWFAVGEPPVVLGVGRLVKQKDFLTLVRAFALVRQRHPARLMILGEADPREALVKPELEALIQELGLQDDVALPGFVENPYAYMAQSAVFVLSSIYEGFGNVVAEALAAGTSVVSTDCESGPAEILGNGKYGRLAPVGDPNALADGIVAALEQPTAAEVLQQRANAFTMDNIVEQYLDVLENLSRQDALQAS, from the coding sequence ATGCCTGTAACGCGATCGCAACAACCATCTGTAAGTTTATTTATCCCCAACTTAGCGGGGGGCGGAGCAGAGCGAGCTATGTTGCATTTGGCTCAAGGCTTTGCTGCAAGAGGGCTGAAAACCGATTTAGTGCTGGCTCAGGGAGAAGGTGCTTACCTCGATAAAGTGCCTGCCAATGTCCGCCTGATTAACCTCAAAGCCAAATCTCCGGTCATAGTTTCCAAAACTTGGGCGCTCAGACGCTATTTGCAACAGGAAAAGCCAGATTTCTTGCTCTCAGCACTCGATATCGCTAGTTCCGCAACTTTGGCACAGCGATTGGCAGGGGTACCGACTCGTGTGGTCATGTGTGTGCAGACCAATCTCTCACAACAGTTTCAAGACAGGCATGGAGGTACTGGCAATGTTCGACCTTTTCTGGTGAAGCAGTTTTATCCTTGGGCAGACGCGATCGTGGCTGCCTCCCAAGGAACCGCTAGGGATGTGGCAAAGATGGCAGGGCTACCTGAGGACAAAGTACAGGTGATTTACAATCCAGTGGTGATGCCAGATTTGGCTGAAAAAATCAAAGCGCCGATTGATCATCCCTGGTTTGCAGTTGGGGAACCTCCTGTGGTTTTAGGAGTGGGACGGTTAGTGAAACAGAAAGACTTTCTTACCTTGGTACGCGCTTTTGCTTTGGTGCGGCAGCGGCATCCCGCCCGATTGATGATTTTGGGAGAAGCCGATCCACGCGAAGCTCTAGTAAAGCCTGAATTGGAGGCTTTGATTCAAGAGCTAGGATTGCAAGATGATGTGGCGCTCCCTGGCTTTGTGGAGAACCCCTATGCCTACATGGCACAATCAGCCGTGTTTGTGCTCTCCTCCATCTATGAGGGATTTGGCAATGTGGTAGCGGAAGCCTTAGCCGCAGGTACTTCTGTGGTTTCGACTGACTGCGAAAGCGGCCCAGCAGAGATCTTGGGCAATGGCAAATATGGTCGTTTAGCTCCTGTCGGTGACCCAAATGCTCTGGCCGATGGGATTGTTGCGGCCCTAGAACAACCAACCGCTGCTGAGGTGCTACAGCAGCGGGCCAATGCTTTTACCATGGACAACATCGTGGAGCAATATCTGGATGTGCTGGAGAACCTCAGCCGCCAAGATGCTCTTCAAGCCAGCTAA